In Bacteroidota bacterium, the genomic stretch TAACATTATTCAGGCACAGTTGCTTTTTCTTGAATCGGTGGACGCGAAAAAAGATATTCAAATTTATCTCAACACACCAGGTGGTTCTGTATATGCCGGACTTGGAATTTATGACACGATGCAATATATTGCGCCAGATGTTGATACGATTTGTACAGGCATGGCAGCTTCGATGGGCGCGGTGATTATGTGTGCGGGCGCTCAGAAAAAACGCAGTGCACTCCCTCACGCACGTATTATGATTCACCAGCCGATGGGTGGTGCAGAAGGGCAGGCATCTGATATTGAAATCACAGCGCGTGAAATTCAGAAACTGAAAAAGGAACTTTACGAAATTATTGCGAAGCATAGCGGACAGACCTATGAAAAAGTTTGGGAAAACAGTGACCGTGATTATTGGATGACTGCTCAGGAAGCAAAAGATTATGGAATGGTGGATGAAATTTTAGTGAGAAGCAAAACAAAATAAATTAGGATTACACCGATTATGAAATGAGATTACACCGATGGCTGTTATCTGTGTAATCAAATAAATAATCGGTGTAATCGTTGAAAAAAAGTTATGGCAACTCAAAAAAATGTGAAGTGTTCTTTCTGCGGTCGAGACCAGCAGGATATTAATGTGATGGTCTCCGGTCTTGACGGTCATATCTGCGATCATTGTGTGGAACAAGCGCATTTAGTTGTAAAGCAGGAACTGAAAGCAAAGGGAGGCAAATCCGCACATTTTGTTTTGAATCTCATCAAGCCGAGTGAAATTAAAAAACATCTGGATGAATTTGTAATAGGGCAGGACGATGCGAAAAAAGTTTTGTCAGTTGCGGTTTACAATCATTACAAACGGATTTCACAGAAGCCGAAGAGAACCACCACAAAATCAGATGACATCGAAATAGAAAAATCAAACGTCATTCTTGTTGGTGAAACCGGCACAGGAAAAACGCTGCTTGCCAGAACCATCGCGAAAATTCTGAATGTTCCGTTTTGCATGGCAGATGCAACCGTTCTCACCGAAGCGGGATATGTAGGTGAAGATGTGGAAAGCATTCTCGCCCGATTGCTTCAGGTTGCGGATTATGATGTGACTGCCGCGGAACGGGGAATTGTTTTTATAGATGAGATAGATAAAATTTCACGCAAGAGTGATAACCCGAGCATCACGCGCGATGTTTCCGGAGAAGGAGTTCAGCAGGGGCTTTTGAAATTATTGGAAGGCGCTGTTGTGAATGTTCCTCCACAGGGTGGAAGAAAACACCCTGAGCAGAAAATGATTCAGATTGATACTTCTAATATTCTTTTTGTTTGTGGTGGAGCATTTGATGGGATTGAAAAAATGATTGCGAGAAGAATTAAACCGCAGTCTCTCGGATATACAGCATCAAAAGAAGGAGATTCGGTTGACAGAGAAAATATTTTGCAGTACATCGCACCGCTTGATCTGAAAAAATTCGGATTGATACCTGAATTGATTGGACGTTTGCCTGTGATTACTTATTTATCTCCTTTGGATGAAAGCACGCTCAGAAAAATTCTTACCGACCCGAAGAACGCCCTCACCAAGCAGTACATGAAATTGTTTGAGATGGATGGAGTAAAACTTTCTTTTGATGATGACGCGCTTGATTTTATTGTTGAAAAAGCATTTGAGTTCAAACTCGGTGCGCGCGGGCTCCGTTCTCTATGCGAAGGTGTAATGAACGATGCAATGTTTGAAATTCCATCCGAAGGAAAGGTGAAAGAACTTCACATCACACTGCTTTATGCAAAAGAAAAACTTTCCAGAAGTAAGTTGAAGCGCCTCAAAGCTGCATAAACACTAATTAGCACGAATTTTCACGGATGAATTAGTGTGAATTTGTGTAATTCGTGAATGAGTTTATTGGTGGCATCAGTTTTATTCTCCGAAAGATTTATTGCCGAAGAAACTGCAACACCGTGAATTCCGCTTTGCATTAATGATTCAACATCTTCGAGCTTAATTCCTCCTATGGCAATCATTGGAATCTTGTCACCAAATTTTTCAGCGATTGTTTTTATTCCATCTAATCCAAGAATCGGATTTAATTTTTCTTTAGTAGTTGTATGTCGAAAAGGTCCAAGTCCGATGTAATCACATCCGTTTGCCATCTGCCATTTTACATCTTCCATCGTATTGGTGCTTCCTCCGATAATGAAATTATTTCCCAATATTTTTCTCGCCTCTTTCGGATTCATATCCTCTTTTCCCAAATGAACACCATCGGTTGAAATTTCTTTTGCGATTATTACATTGTCATTGATAATTAATGTCGCCCCGAATTTTTTGCAAACCAATTTTACTTCTTCCGCAATCTTCAGCCATTCATCATACGTTTTATTTTTTACACGAAGTTGTATCCAGTCCGCACCGCCTTTACAAGCAAACTCTGCAAGTTGAGAATGAGAAAAATCAGGAAGGTCTTGAGTGATGTAATGTAATCTTGAAATCATAGGCACTAATTGCACGAATTGGCTCTAATTAGTTTGTGTTAATTAGTGCAATTCGTGGCTCAGAAATCTATTTTGTAAATATTATCCATCTCGGAATCATCCCGAACCGTCACATTCATATCTTTTATTAATCCGTTGCTCACATCATACACCCATCCGTGCACATGCGGACGTTTATGCTTTTCCCAAGAACTTTGAATACTGGAAGTCTTGCATAAATTATATACCTGCTCAATAATATTTAATTCAGTTAACCTCCTGTCTCGTTCCTCTAAATTTGTAATTGCGTCCAGTTCTTTTTGATGAAGACGGTAGACATCTTTAATATTGCGGAGCCAGTTATCAATCATTCCGCCATAATGCTTGTTGCCCAATGCCGCTTTAATGCCGCCACAATGGTAATGCCCGCAGACGATTACATGTTTTACTTCAAGAATAGTTACGGCATAGTCCAATACGCTCAGTAAATTGGCATCCGTATGATCCACAACGTTAGCGATGTTGCGGTGAACAAATACTTCACCTGATTTTGTTCCGGTTATTTCATTGGCAGGAACCCGACTGTCCGAACAGCCAATCCACAACACGCCCGGGCTTTGTCCTTTTGCCAGATCGCTGAAGAAATCAGGACTTTCTTTTATTTTTTTTGCAACCCAGTCTTTGTTGCCTTGCAGAAGTTTTTGATAAAGTTGTTCCATAAAAATATTTTATAAATGATCAGGTACTGAAAAATCATATTTGTAAATCTTATGCATCTCCTCATTGCTTCGTAAAGTTATACCCAAATCTTTTATCAATCCGGTTGAAATATCATCCACCCAACCGTGCACATGCGGATGTTTTTGAAGTTTCCATGCATTCTGAATGATGGATGTCTTGCACAGATTTCGCACTTGTTCTCTTACATTGAGTTCCACCAAACGTTTTCCCCGTTCTGTTATATCGCTGATGCTGTCCAGTTCTTTTTCATGAAGCAAATACACATCCTTGATATTTCTGAGCCAGTTGTCGAGCAGACCGAATGTCATACTACTCATTGCCGCTTTGATGCCTCCGCAACCGTAGTGCCCGCACACGATTACGTGTGTTACTCCGAGAATGTTCACCGAATAATCAAGTACGCTGAGCAAATTAATATCGGAGTGGACGACCATGTTGGCGATGTTGCGTTGCACAAATAATTCGCCCGGATGCGTACGCGTAACCTCATTCGGAGGCACACGGCTGTCGGAACAACCGATCCACAGCGCGAGCGGATGCTGAGGTTGCGAAAGCATTTTGAAATATCCGGAATCTTCTGAAAGTTTTTGCGCCACCCATTCCTTATTTCCGCGCAAAAGTTTTTGATCAAATTTTTCCATAGTCAGATTTTATGGTAACCGATTAAAGTTTTATTGCTCATTAAAAATTTTGTCACGTAATCTTTCCCTTTCAGGCAGGAACGCTGTAGGTCATTTCCATTTGCAAGATTTGCCGTGATTGCCGAAGATAATACACATCCGCTTCCGTGCTTTCCGATTTCAGAAATTTTCTTTGTGCGAAAAGGAAATATTTTGCCTTCAGTTGTAAAAAGATAATCATGTCCTTTTTTCTTTTCACTGTGACCGCCTTTGAGAAATACATTGCAGTATTTTGAAAGTTCTTTTGCGCCTTTCATTTCATCTTGCGCACCCGAAAGAATTTTTATTTCATCTGTATTAGGAGTGAGGAGATAAATATTTTTAAGAGTGGAAGTAAGCTTTTCTTTTTCAAAATTTTGGTGAATATCAAATCCGGAACTTGTTCTGATTATTGGATCCCAAAGGAGTCTTGAGTCGTTAGTCGTTAGTTTTGAGATTATTTTTTCAAGAATATCTAAACTTTGAATCATTCCAATTTTCACAAACTCAAACTTATATTTTCTTGCGAGGACTTCAATCTGTTTTATGATTTCATCTTCGCTAATCCACTTCACTCCGTCAAATTCAGAATCGTTCTGAAAAGTTAAACCGGTTACAACTCCCATGCCCTGAACTTTGTGCTGTTCAAAGGTTTTGATATCGGCAAGAACGCCTGCTCCACCGCTGGGATCAAAACCTGCAATGCTTAATACGGTTGGTCGTGCTTTCAAGATTTTTGAATATCGAATATCGAACAAGGAATTATGAATGCCGAAGTATTTCAACTCCATTATTCGGTATTCCTTGTTCAGTATTCATTATTTGCTTTTGTATTATTTTAAATTTCTCTATCGGATTTGTGCTGTTCCAGATTGCTCCGAGAACGGCAACTCCTGCAAAACCAAGTTCACGGCAGGTTTCAATTTTGCCCTCGTCAATTCCGCCAAGGGCAATAGGAGCCCATCCCAAACCCTTCCCCATGGGAAGGGCTTTTTGTTTTTGCAGAAATGATTTTACTTCCTGCAAGTCGAACTTTGATTTGTATCCTGTTTTAGAAATGCTGTCAAATATTGGCGAGAGAAAAAATAAATCTCCCCTCCCTTGGGGAGGGGAAGGGGGTGGGCTCAATGAATGGAATTTTGAAAAATCGGAATGCAAAAAGATTTTGTTCTGGTGCTTTGTAGAAATTTGCTGAATGAAATCTTTAATTTCTTCTTTTGAAAAAGAAGGTTTGTGGATTTGAAACATTTCCAGTCCTTCTTCGAGCAAAGAATTTATGATCTCGTGTTCGTTGGGAGCAGGTGCGGGCAAGGAGATGACGATGAGTTTCATTGTTCTCTGCTATTTTGCCGATTCAATTTCCTTCCTTTTTATAACAAAAGCGTTCTCTTTTGTAGCAAGAGCAATCCCTTTTGTAACAAAATCGTTCCCTTTTGTAGCAAGAGCAATCCCTTTTGTAACAAAATCGTTCCCTTTTGTAGCAAGAGCAATCCCTTTTGTAGCAAAAGCCTTCCCTTTTGTAGCAGGAGCGTTCCCTTTTGTAGCAAAAGCCTTCCATTTTGTAACAAACCGGGATGGAGTATTAGCGAAATTATGATGGCATATCGAAAATTCAGTCATTTTAATTAAAATTTTGAAATTTTAATTTGCAATATCAAGATCAAACCTTTATGCCTATCACCAGCACATCATCAACTTGTTCCAAACTTCCCCTCCAATCCTCAAATGTTTTTTCAAGAATGTTTTTCTGTTCAGCTAATGACTTATCGCTTATCGCTAATAACTTTTCATTCAGTTGCTTGTACTTGAATTTTTTTCCTTTCGGACCGCCAAACTGGTCGGCAAAGCCATCGGTGTACAAATACAAGGTTTGAGGTTTGAGGTCTGAAGTTTGAGATTCAACAGCCCTAAGCGTAAAAGAATTTTTTCTATCACTGAGTCCAACGGGCATGTTGTCGGTTTCGAGTTCAATTATTTTTCCATCCTGCACAAGAATAGGTGCGTTATTTGCTCCCGTGTATTCCATCTGCCTTCTGCCATTTTCCATCTTACATGTTAGTAATATGCCATCCATTCCGTCCTGAGCGCCTTCGGAAGAAATATTTTCAATCAACCGCTGGCGAACATGATTAAAAATTTCATTGGGCTTTTCAATTCCTTTTTCTGCAATCGCCTCGTTGAGAAATGAAATGTTAAGCAAACTCATGAATGCGCCCGGAACTCCGTGACCTGTTGAATCGCACACGGCAAGATAAAATCTATTGGCTGTTTCATTGCCTACTGCCGACTGCTTACTGCCAACTGCTTCTGTTGCCCAGTAAAAATCTCCGCTTACAATATCTTTTGGTTTGAATAAAACAAAATATTCGCCAAGGTTTTTGTCGAGCAGACTGTTTGAGGCAAGCAATGCTTTTTGTATGCGCTGTGCGTAGTTAATGCTATCGGTAATGTCTTTATTTTTTTCTTCTACTAATTTCTTTTGCTCATCTACAATGTGTTTTTGTTCTTCAATAACTGCTTTTTGCTTTTGGGTAACGCGCCAGCGGTTGAACATGAAAACCGAAAATACTGCCACTAAGAGCAAACCCCCGATAACCGAAAACAAAAACATTTTTTGCCTGCGCTTTTCTTCATTAGTAATTGCGTCTTTCTTTTCTTGCTCTGCTTTTGCTAAGGATTCTTTTTTATCAAACTCATAATTCATTTGTGCCCGAACAGTCTTTTTTGTATTCTCATCGTTTATTAAACTGTCACGATAAAGAATATACATTTTATAATTTTCATATGCAGATTTAAAATTACCAAGAATGCTATCTAATTTTGATAATGCTTTATAACTGTTTTTAATATTTTCCTTACTTCCTATTTCTTCTGCGATTGTTAGTGCTTTATTTATTTGTTGCTTTGCTACATCGAATTTTTTAAGTTTTATATTAAATAACCCGAGAGCATTATAGTTGCCAGATATTCCCTCTTTGTCTCCAATTTCTTCGAATATTTTTAATCCAGCAATTTCATTTTTTAATGCCTCGCTAACATTGCCTTGGTTTTCTAAAACTTCGGCTATATTGCTATATGAATAAGCAACACCTTGCTTGTCTTCAATTTCCTGATATGCCTTTAAAGAGGAATGAAAGTTTTCTAATGCCTCATCAATTTTATTTTGTACGACATAGATAGTCCCAATATTTGCATAAACATCTGCAACTCCATTTTTATTATTTATTTCCATATTTATCTTTAGGGAATTGAAATAATTTTTCAAAGCTTCTGAATAATTATGCTGAACTTGATAAACAATTCCAAGAGAATTATAAATGGGTGCTATTTTTTTCTTATTGCCAACTTCTTCGTTTATTTTTAATGAAGACAAATAGTATTTTAATGACTCTGGATAATTTCCTTGCGATAAATTAATTGAACCCAGTTTTATATAGGAATCACTTATTCCTCTTTTAAAATTTAATCTTTCAGAAATAGTTAAAGCATTGTTGGCATTTGTTATTGCTTCCTTATACATACTGACTTTCTTAAATTCAGATGCAAGTTTATTTAGCACATCTATTTTATTTGTATCCTCTTTTGAATTTTTAATAATAAAAAGAAGCGAATCAATTTTAAATTGCTGAGAAAAAGCAAAAAGGGGAAACAGGAGTAGTAGAAGGAAATGAGTCCTCATTTAATATTTGGGTAAGTTTCTTCTTTTGATTTATTAAAATTAAATTCCACGGTGCCAATCATATGTTCACTTTCTTCATATTTGTTTATTAAATCCTTTGCTGTAATTTGTTTAGATTTGAATTTATAAAGTGCAGCATTTAAATTTTTCCAACCGTTTCTTACATTACTTGCCATTGTTTTCAAATTAAATGCATTTATTATAGTAAAAGAAACTGTCGCGGTCGCAGCAATGATTCTAATATGACCTTCATCCACCAGACCAATAAAGGCACTTACAAAAACTGAACAGGCTACAGCTAAAAAGCCAATTAGAATTAAACCAACTGATAGCAAATTAGCACCGATTCTCCATTTTAATAAGCGGCTTTCTATTTCTTTTAAAACACTTTCATCAATTTTTTGAGTATTGTCTTCTGTCATAATAATTTTTTTTAGTTGTTGGTTATTTATTGAAGAGCATTCTTTGAAAAAACATTACTTGTTGTTTGCGTTAGGGATAGAAGCGGAAATCCCCTGACGCTTCGGTCAGGGATTGTAGCGAATAGCCCGACCGCGTTTCGCGGGAACGCCCAAAGAAGGAAGTAGACAATGGGCAGTAGACAATAAATACAAAAAAATGAAAAAGTTAACATGAAATTTCTACTCCGTACTTTTTAATTTCCCAGAGCAGCGGTGACGGCTCTTTAGAGAAAAAATCTTTTGGAGAATAGGGGATGGGGTCAATGTTGGCAAATTTTACATCCCATAATTTACGGAGCAGGTATTTTCCTTCTTCGTGCGGATTAACTCCGAATTTTTCAGAGATGATGGCAATATCCACATCGCTTCCTTTGCGTTGTTTCCCGTTTGCATACGAGCCAAAGAGAATCACTTTGCTTACAGGAATTTCATTTCTTAATACAGAAACATAATCCCTGATATGTTCAATTATTTGTTTAGAAATTTTTTCAGCCATTTTTGTAATTTTTGTGTCTGCGTAAAATAAGTATGTGTGTATTTTCCGGTCGCTCTTTTATAAAATTCCTTTTTCCATTCCGGATATCTTGCTTCAATATTAAATTCGGTGAGGTCGGCAAGCAATGTCTTTTGGTTTTCATCAAAACTAATTTCCAAACTTTTTGCAAGGGCAACAAGATTATGCGAGAAAGGAGGATGATTGCCCGTTTGCTGCATGAGCAGTGACTTAAGAATTTTTTCTACAGAAAGGTGGCACATGTACAGACAATACGGATAACGCTTTGTTTGAAACATGTGTTTAGCTGTAGTCATATCATAATCGGATAACTCTTTCCAATGAGTGATTTGTTCTTTTGTGCTCATGATAACAAAAATACAAAATGTTTATTCGTGCACATATATTTCATTTCCTGCTTCAGCAAACTCTTTCGCTTTTTCTTCCATTCCTTTTTTCAATGCTTCCTCATCGGCAATCCCGATTTTTTCTGCGTACTCGCGCACATCCTGCGTAATTTTCATAGAGCAGAAATGCGGCCCGCACATTGAGCAGAAGTGCGCGGTTTTGGCTCCGTCCTGAGGCAAAGTTTCATCGTGAAATTCTTTTGCCGTGTCGGGGTCGAGCGATAAATTAAACTGGTCTTCCCAGCGAAATTCAAAACGCGCCTTGCTCAATAAATTATCTCTGATCTGCGCACCGGGGTGTCCTTTTGCAAGATCGGCAGCGTGCGCGGCAATTTTGTAAGCGATGACTCCGTCCTTCACATCTTTTTTATTCGGCAAGCCGAGATGTTCTTTCGGAGTAACATAACACAACATCGCAGTGCCATACCATCCAATCATCGCAGCTCCAATTGCGGAAGTGATGTGGTCGTAGCCGGGCGCGATGTCGGTGGTGAGCGGACCGAGCGTGTAAAATGGCGCTTCGTGGCAATGCTTCAATTGCAAATCCATATTTTCTTTTATGAGATGCATCGGCACATGTCCGGGTCCTTCAATCATCGTTTGCACATCGTGCTGCCACGCAATTTTTGTGAGTTCACCGAGCGTAATTAATTCTGAAAACTGCGCTTCATCATTTGCATCGGCAATACTTCCGGGACGCAATCCGTCTCCGAGAGAAAATGCGACATCATACTTTTTCATAATCTCGCAGATGTCTTCAAAGTGTGTGTAAAGAAAATTTTCTTTGTGATGAGCGAGACACCATTTTGCAAGAATGGAACCTCCGCGCGAAACAATTCCCGTCACTCTTTTCGCTGTAAGCGGAATGTAACGAAGCAAAACTCCGGCATGAATTGTAAAATAATCTACGCCTTGTTCGGCTTGTTCGATCAATGTGTCGCGGAAAATTTTCCAAGTCAAATCTTCGGCTTTGCCGTTCACTTTTTCTAATGCCTGATAAATGGGAACAGTTCCCACAGGTACAGGACAATTTCTAATTATCCATTCTCTTGTCTCGTGAATGTTTTTTCCTGTTGATAAATCCATCAGCGTGTCGCCTCCCCATCTACAAGACCATACCGCTTTCTCCACTTCTTCTTCAATGCTGGAGCTCACGGCAGAATTTCCGATGTTAGTATTTATCTTCACCAAAAAATTTCTTCCGATAATCATCGGCTCGGCTTCGGGATGATTTATGTTGGAAGGAATAATGGCTCTGCCGCGAGCGACTTCGTCTCTGACAAATTCAACAGAAACATTTTCACGAATAGAAATATATTCCATTTCGGGAGTGATAATTCCTTTTCGCGCATAGTGCATTTGCGAAATATTTTCTCCGCTTCTCTGGAATTTCCATTTCGAACGCAAACGGGGAATTCCTTTTTCTAAATCAATATCAATTGCAGGATCGGTGAAAGGCCCGCTTGTGTCATACACGACCAATTTTTCTTTCGAGTTACCATTTCCGTTTTTGGAAGCGATACCGCTTGAGATTTCAATTTCTCTCATCGCAACTTTGATGTCGGGATGGATGGTGCCACTTACATAAATTTTTTTTGAGTTGGGAAACGGTTCGCGGGTGATTGTAGTTGCGCTAGTGGGGAGTTTTTCGGTTTTATTCATAATTAAAATTTTTAGTTTTTGTATTTCCATCTGCCTTCTGCCATGTTTCATCTTACATGTTTTGTTATCCTCCTTGAGTTGCTTTGATGATTAAAACTTTATCGTCCTCATTCAATTGAAAATTCTCCCACTCCATTTTTGGAATCACTTTTTCATTCACCGCCAAAGCAATTCCATTTGTGCTCGGCATATTTAATGTTTGAACTAATTCGAAAATATTTTTTCCTGAGAAATATTTTTGTTCGGAGTTGACAAGTAGTTTCATAGACACTAATTTTATGAATTGACACTAATTAATTTGCGCTAATTAGTGTAATTCGTGTCAGAAAACCTAAGGAGAGAGAATATTGCTTTCCCTTCGCAGGCATTACCCTGTTCAGGTTCAAAGGGTTCATCTCAGCCCTGATAGTATCGTCAGAGGCGCCCCCAAGTTTTCTGCTGCAAAGATGGAAAATAAAGGGAGAAAGCAAAATCAGATTTATGAACACGTCTCACCCCCAACCCTCTCCTCAAGGAGAGGGGAGAACTAACCTGTTACGCAGTGACAGCTGGGCGAGAAAAAAATTTTTGCTTTTGGAAGAAGCTGGCGAATTCGTTCCTGCTGGTTGTCGTCAATCATGATGACGCGTAAATCCATCCAGCGAAGTTTTTTGAGTTTGGAAAGTTCTTCCGGAAAACTGGAAAGATCATTTTCCCACAAGTCAATTATTTCGATATTTTCCAAATCACCTATTCGTTTTGGAAGTGCCAGTAAATTATTTCGGGAGCCAACAAGTTTTTTCAGGTTTTTTAGTTCGCCAATTGAGTCAGGAAGGTATTGCAGTTTGTTTCCTGAAACATTCAGCACTTGAAGGTTGGTGAGCGTTCCGATTTGCTCTGGAAGCGAGTCAAGTTTGTTTTTGCTGATATTAAGTTCCTGAAGATTTTTGAACTTCAGAATTTCCACGGGAAAAACTTTCAGTTTCTTTTTGCTCAAATCAAGGCGGTAAACTTTGTCGGGATTCTGGAGAGCTTCCTGTAAGTTATTGTAAATGGGTGAAGCAAGGAGAGAAGCAGTGTCAAGAAGTGATTGTGCAGAAGCCCATCCCCATCCCTTCCCCAAGGGAAGGGAGAATAAAGCAAACACAAAAAATAAAACACTGAAGTGTAATCTGAATTGATATTTATTATTTTGCTTTTTCATTTTGTTTTAAACCCTCTCCCCTTGGGGGAGAGATGGAGAGGGGCTAAGTATCTTCAGTGTTTTTTCTTTATCTCCGTCAATTGCTTTCTTCAGCGCTTCCATGTTCTCAAATTTTTTTTCATCTCTTAGTTTCTGTCTGAAAAAGATACGGATGTTTTCGCCATAAAT encodes the following:
- a CDS encoding leucine-rich repeat domain-containing protein; its protein translation is MKKQNNKYQFRLHFSVLFFVFALFSLPLGKGWGWASAQSLLDTASLLASPIYNNLQEALQNPDKVYRLDLSKKKLKVFPVEILKFKNLQELNISKNKLDSLPEQIGTLTNLQVLNVSGNKLQYLPDSIGELKNLKKLVGSRNNLLALPKRIGDLENIEIIDLWENDLSSFPEELSKLKKLRWMDLRVIMIDDNQQERIRQLLPKAKIFFSPSCHCVTG